The Poecilia reticulata strain Guanapo linkage group LG1, Guppy_female_1.0+MT, whole genome shotgun sequence DNA window tttttaaaaaaatcaaaaggaaatATCACACTTAAATtcaattacagatttttttgttttgttttgtttttttttttctcttgtagtgggtttttaaaaaatccagaagACTTGTGTGTGTAAAGTCTCTGGTCTCCCTTTAAACCAAACTTAAACCCAGTTGCtcgggaggaggaagagggggaggGGTTACAGGTGATGGTGGGATGGAGCGGATgtaacaaaagagaaaaaaagaaaaaagaaaaaaggctcgGAGAGGGGATGCTGTCGTCGTTGGCGACGCCACGGCTGGACGGGCTGTGAAGACGGCAGAGGGGTGGAGGAGAAGGACAGGCGGGTTTGGCAGGGCTGGTCGGTGCTGGCGGCGGCTTTTAGGAGGAGAAGGCAAGTTTGACGCTGCAGGAGGAGTAGCCCTCATCGCTGGCCATGCTCTGCAGGCTGCTGTGGTCGTCCAGGTCGCTGGTGCTGGCCATGCTCACGCTGTCGAGCTCTCCATGGGAGAACTCGGTGCTCTCTACGTCCACCTCAATCTCTtctgcaaaagagaaaaaaaaaaagagggggaagagaggagagatgaaatgtagatttttttttttccataccaaaacacaaatggaaaacaCTAAAATCTAATGTGTGGATTATAAGTGACAGACGGGCAGAGTCCGTCTCCCGTTGTTGTGAAGTGAAACCACATATGGAGACACGTTAgtgaatgctttttaaaaataaatccaatctAAAGAATCTTAGAAAATCTTAGAAAATTgtcatactttaaaaaataaatacaaatttgataaagtacatatttatatttataagaTGCCTTTTTTTCAAAAGGACATGTGACATTTGTGAGTTTGTTTCTGGCTggcctgaaaacaaaatggatgtTTTCAGGCCATGTTGATGTTGGTTTAGGGGGAACCTCCACCCTCAGACTCCAACACATTTCCTTCCAGCATCTCGCTGCATTTAGCTCCGTCCTCCATCAACTCTGACGAGCTTCGCTACCTCTGCCAAAGCACGTTTCACAGTAGGGGACGTTTcatttggtttcattttcagtgttaACTTCCGACGACGGCACGGTATTTCGAGGACcgttgtcatttttaacctaCATTAGCGAGTCTCTGTCGATGGCCTCCAACAGCAGACGACCCTCCTCCACTCTCAATGTTGCAAAATGAGCCAAAGAACCGCGGGGAGCTGGAAGCGCCCTCACCTTGGTCGGAGTCCGAGCGGTCGGAGCAGAGGGTGGAGCCCACGCTGTCCATGCGTATCCTCTCCCCCTCCCCCGGGCTGCTCTGGACGGCAGCGGCGCTTCCTCCtctcagcagctccagctgacGCTGTAGGTGTCTCTGCTCGCGCTCCAGAGACTCCAGCTGGTACTGGCTCTTCCTGTCGGCTTCTTCAAGTTTCtggagagatttaaaaaaaaaaaaaaaaacagaaaatagaggAAAAGTTTGTGAGTTGGCATCCACAAGACATGCTTATTTCATGACCAGGATGGGCAAcatgattatttatttgaaatacacctctggaaaaaaattaagggaCTCCTTAAAATGATCTGTTTGTCTGATTTCACTccttataggtttatgtttgagtaaaattaacattgttcttttattctatgagcTACTGACAACGTGTCTCCGAAAATTCAAGCaaaaatgtaggttttatttgcagaaaataagaaatagtgaaaataatgaaaaagatgcagtgctttcagacttcaaatgatgcaaagaaaacaagttgatattcatttagaaacaacaatactaatgtgactatgttcttttttttttttttttacatctgttgGATAATTCTAAAAAGTAAGTGCAGGTTTGCTTCCAAcgtaggtttttattttctaaaattatgtTGAAATGCTACTTTTGACTGAATTCATTTGAACTCCTGAAACACAACCACTGCTCCACCAACATGACCTACACATATTATGCACCCATATACACTCTGAGTGTTGCAGCATTTTTCCCTAAATCGTGGCGGCACCAAACCTCTTCCTGCAGGTCTAAACTCACTCCACGCCAAGCTCTGTACATGTTTAGCTCAGATTCTGTCAAAATGTCATCAGCCTCTCTCAGGGGGCTGCGGAGGGGCTTCATCTCTCCGCCCCCTCCATTTCTCTCCCGCTGCCGCTTCTGCAGGGTGCGTCAAGTTCTGCTGTCACACCTGGAGAGGCCGGGGTCTTCCAGGTATAGCTTGACAAATAAAAACGAGCCAATAATTCTGCGCCTCCAGCTGGGAGGCATCTCATCGTACACTGTCAGAACAGGGGTCCTTCACTGGTGGCATCTGTTCCTTacttgtgcatgttttttttttttttttaaattgcaccTTCGCCTCAAATATCACAACAGTGACCCAATAATAACTTCTTTATTTAATCTCCTGCTATGCCACGCAGACAAAGTGTCTGCGTCAATGAAAATTCACTCACTTCTGCATGCAGGACgcttgaaactgaaagtgaaactcacAGTCAGCAGAACCACTTTTCTGATTAAGTACTGCATGGAATGATCTGACCACTGGGTGGCACTTGTAGAGCAGGAAAAATGTCATTCCCAGATGGTTGGTTGATCCTTACGcatgaaagaaaaatctttaaaaaagaacattaaattCAAAACCCTGGTTCCTATTAAACATGTACTTTTGCAAAGGGGAGCCAATTAAAAGGGGAACACGTACTTCAAAGACTTCATGTTCTATAAAGTCCTCCGTATTTCCTAAGTTTTAGACATTTCTCAATGTGACAGCACACATTGCAAGATGGGAAGCGATGTGAAATCAGCTTCAGATTAGATTAACTCTACTAATTCAGTTCAAGTCTCTTACTTTCCTTTTCTCAACAGAAATGAATTAATTATGGAGTCTCTGAAAACAGAATTGTTCTTcaaaaaagggctagttgagactGAGGACATTTGTCACGCAGTTTTTTGgttagaaaaagagagaaaagagaaatgattAAGCTTGATTTAAttcatcatgcgattaattgagcTGCAGCTTAATGCGACAGGCCTAGCTGCAATCATTCTGATTTTGCCAGACCTCCCCAGCTGAGCTCAAAATGCAATTACAAAGAGAAACCACAGACAGAGTTGAAAAATAACAGCGAaagaggaaacacaaaaagcCGAGATACTGAGATTAGGTGTTGCTATGTAGGGAAACTATTTTCCAACCAAAGGAAATGTGTGAAACTGCAAACTCAGTAACACCAAACAAGATTCCTCCACCCCCCGTCAAACTACCAGTTACCACATTCACTTATCACGTTTCGCATGCAGCCCTATGCCCATTACGATACAAACGGAGCGGGGGCTGTGGGGGGGCCGTGGCCGTGCCTGATACAGCAGCTCTGTGCTCCGACCTAACAGCCTTCAGTCACAGTGGCCAGCACTGACATGCGTGACTCTCCTAGTGACGGAGCAAAACAAAAGGCCGTCAATAAGCCGTGTAGAGACTGCAGTTGACAGCAGCAGAGGTGCAGAGTGGTGACGGTGGAGAACAACAATATTGGCTTTATGCTGGCACCCCTCGCCCCCAACTCCCCCCTGCGTCACGTGCGAGCAGCATGCCGGGCCAACATTCTCACATACAGATTGCTCCGTCTGAGGCCATCGTGTATTTTTGTCCGactggtttcagtttttttataccaaatattattattattattatatccaGACAGCCTTCCAGTGAACAGATGGAAAATGAGGTGACGTGTTAAAAACACCCCCCACCCCAATTTTTTCCATGACACTATGTGATGACAGTCTGACAATGCCAGACCTCATAACGTACACGTGTCAGTGACAACACAAATGAGAAGTCCCCTACCTGGTCGCATGAATAGAAAGAGACAAACTGTATATGCAAATGTTTGTGCCCTATGATAATTAAGTGCAGTCATACGATGCGGTGCTAAAATATACATGaaacttttcctcatttttgcCACATTCCATCCACAGTTTTGTGTATGGAGCGAACTTTAACGTTCACTTGCAAAATGTTGCGCGTGTCAGAAAACTAACATTGCTCAACAtgctgaaacatggtggtggcaccaTCATTCTTTGGGCTGCTGTTTTTTTAGCAGTTACTAGGGAAACTGGTCAGAGTGATCAGATTATACATCATctgtctggggttttttttcttttcactgtgcGTCATCGCGATAGTCTTATGGCAATGCCTGTCAAATTGTGTAACTAGGACAATCTGTTACATCCGTACCTTTATGTGTGCTTTGGCTTTATTGAGTAGGCCCAGGGTGGTGTGGCGGCTGCAGTCGGGTCCCAGAGGTATGAGGGACTTCAACCTCTCCAAACACAACCGCAGGTGGGCTCGTCTATAGaggaaagacaaacagaaaggaGCACAATGATTGGATTGCCAGTGTTTCCACCAATGAATTGTAAGCCTGGTGTGCTTGCCTCCCATcccaccaggctaagcgttgtttattttaaattgtttcttttttatatatatacaccaGTAAGACAGTAACACAGTAAAGACAGACtaagataggtttatagtttacaCATTGAACTGGGTGCGAAGGGGTGCGCACCAATTGTGCAAAACACAGTGGGCTGCTGCCTTGGATTGTCCAAACATTGTCAATTAAAAATGCCTTCTAGTTGTCggatgaacattttgaaaaactacCCTTCAACCTCTAAAAGGCTAAACAACTTTCTAAATTGAAGCCATTCAAAATTGGTCCTTAAGAGTGAACTGTCCTTTGTAGAGGTTACAAAACTTTTAATCCTTTCCTCAACTGGGTGATTTACATTACTGTTTAGCTTCCTCACAACAGTTTACTTATAATTCATGTCTTACTCCCTTCTTAAGGTTATACCTTATCCTCTGCAGTTATTTGAATTTAAGCAACGCCACCCATCTACATTACAACCAAAGGTACAGTGATGGGGAAGGTGATGTAATGGCATTTCCTGGAGCCTGCTCAACTCCAGCACTCCATCATTCTTGACAGTTCCGTATTCTGTGACTGGAGATGGACAGCAGGTACTATCTATCCCGCTAATGGACCCCCCGGTTGAGAGGTAAAGTGAGATAATTGTATCTTTAACAAAATCAGAGCTCCATTAGGAAGGGGCTGCCCTTTCAGCTCAGCCTGGGGGGTGAGACCGGAGAGACATTAAGCATCCGTAGACTCAGAAGTGATCTCTGGGGGAACCTAAAGGAGACGGACCCAAAGGACCGGAGCGGGAATTCACCGCAGACGTTTGGGCTATGTGGCTCTCTGCTATGCCCCGC harbors:
- the mxi1 gene encoding max-interacting protein 1 isoform X1 translates to MAKTERQRRSLKSDDFFFDSEASLLDQQDFDMSSCAFNDVFNSKDSHMEQITFLKNVQMLLDAARIVESAERKDGKCEHGYASTFPLNQSTNYQRQRKFRNKKFSSNHNRSTHNELEKNRRAHLRLCLERLKSLIPLGPDCSRHTTLGLLNKAKAHIKKLEEADRKSQYQLESLEREQRHLQRQLELLRGGSAAAVQSSPGEGERIRMDSVGSTLCSDRSDSDQEEIEVDVESTEFSHGELDSVSMASTSDLDDHSSLQSMASDEGYSSCSVKLAFSS
- the mxi1 gene encoding max-interacting protein 1 isoform X2, with translation MTDVQLLNIQRLLEAAEYIERRERECEHGYASTFPLNQSTNYQRQRKFRNKKFSSNHNRSTHNELEKNRRAHLRLCLERLKSLIPLGPDCSRHTTLGLLNKAKAHIKKLEEADRKSQYQLESLEREQRHLQRQLELLRGGSAAAVQSSPGEGERIRMDSVGSTLCSDRSDSDQEEIEVDVESTEFSHGELDSVSMASTSDLDDHSSLQSMASDEGYSSCSVKLAFSS